A genomic window from Sphingobacterium sp. BN32 includes:
- a CDS encoding peroxiredoxin, translated as MKTKFLIPILAISLSTVACNNNTSSNTEQTTDEHAGHDHSATGREGHNHAQSTTPSEAPPIEVPAVKAPVVSIPDFNFYKVKSGIAFSKADIPAGKNTVFVLFDPSCGHCQHETSALAKNYEKIKNINVYYVSMNDPALMASFFTSFGKELEGKPNVEMLYDRNQDFIQKFHIPSKFPANYVYGPDGALKTYWEGEKPIEDVIASFTK; from the coding sequence ATGAAAACAAAGTTCTTAATTCCTATCCTTGCGATCTCGCTAAGCACAGTTGCTTGTAATAACAATACTTCCTCGAATACGGAACAAACGACCGATGAGCATGCGGGACATGATCATAGCGCTACGGGCCGCGAAGGCCATAACCATGCGCAATCAACCACGCCTAGTGAAGCTCCTCCAATTGAGGTTCCTGCGGTTAAAGCTCCTGTCGTTAGCATCCCTGATTTCAACTTTTATAAGGTTAAGTCGGGCATCGCATTTAGCAAGGCAGATATCCCCGCTGGAAAGAACACTGTGTTTGTGCTATTTGATCCTTCATGTGGGCACTGTCAGCATGAAACAAGTGCTTTAGCGAAGAATTATGAGAAGATTAAGAATATCAATGTCTACTATGTTTCGATGAACGATCCTGCGCTAATGGCTAGCTTCTTCACTTCTTTCGGGAAGGAATTAGAGGGCAAACCAAACGTGGAGATGTTGTACGATAGAAATCAGGACTTTATCCAGAAGTTCCACATTCCGAGCAAATTCCCAGCAAACTATGTATATGGTCCTGACGGCGCATTAAAAACATACTGGGAAGGCGAAAAACCAATTGAGGACGTTATTGCATCATTTACAAAATAA
- the secDF gene encoding protein translocase subunit SecDF has translation MQSKGLIKFLVVVVSLACLYSLSFTFVTRKVENDAAEYAKGDMAKEKAYLDSMAGEEVYNLGIAKFTYREAKANELALGLDLKGGMNVTMEIALNELIANLANNPKDANFNKALENAVAKSKTTNTSLIDLFINEYKATGAGTPIASFFATKDNSSVIKASSSEGELKSFLNAEADNAIQNSYKVLRTRIDKFGVASPNIQIQQGTNRILIELPGVSDQERVRKLLQGSAKLEFYETYNNVQIYPLLENINGTLATSLKGEKPAVAADTTVKAVADTTVKEENLLANLNANKADSAKDTTNAVANATALANNPLFAILSPSFYQAPNGQTQLIPGSTVGYANLKDTAKVNQYLARPEIKSIIPADLKLLWAVKPETNTPNILALHAIKTTGADHKAVMTGDVITDARPGSDPQTNKPIVSMDMNADGARQWRRVTAQAAQNKDAIAIVLDNVVYSAPTVNDEIPGGSSTISGNFTFEDTKDLSNVLKAGRLPTTAKIVEEAVVGPSLGQVAIDSGVNSSVIGIIVVMIFMIAYYNRAGIAANIAVLFNVFFLMGVLASLNAVLTLPGIAGIVLTMGTAVDANVLIYERMREELSLGKSMRQVVSDGYKHALPSILDSQITTFLVGVILFFTGSGPIQGFATTLMIGIITSLFTAIFITRLIFEYMLSKEMKITVSFPWSNHTMKNANYKFIEKRKLFYAISLIAVVISFAAILTKGFSYGVDFQGGRTYTVKFDQPVAAEHVRENLDNVFGTTTEVKTFGSENQLRVTTSYHIQETSDEADQEVLGKLNEGLSKVQGKYEILSQQKVGPTIASDIRDRAIYAAVLSIIVIAAYILIRFRKWQYSAGAAIATVHDAIILLGLFSILDGLVPFSLDIDQHFVAAILTVLGYSVNDTVVVFDRLREYLGKPNAHHEKMDTTINKAINSTLSRTVITSLTVIFVLAVLFVFGGEVIRGFSFAILIGIVVATYSSIFLAAPAIYDLSAGKHLADSAKPEEKKQAKVIA, from the coding sequence ATGCAGAGTAAAGGGCTGATTAAATTTTTGGTTGTAGTGGTTTCCTTAGCGTGCCTCTACTCCCTATCATTTACTTTTGTAACACGGAAAGTAGAAAATGACGCTGCGGAATACGCTAAAGGAGACATGGCTAAAGAGAAAGCCTACCTTGATTCCATGGCTGGTGAAGAGGTGTATAACCTGGGAATTGCGAAATTCACTTATCGGGAAGCAAAAGCGAATGAACTCGCTCTTGGTTTGGACTTAAAAGGCGGTATGAACGTTACAATGGAAATCGCATTGAACGAACTGATCGCTAACTTAGCCAACAATCCGAAAGATGCTAACTTCAACAAAGCATTAGAAAATGCTGTTGCTAAATCGAAAACAACGAACACTTCGTTAATCGACTTATTCATCAACGAATACAAAGCAACTGGTGCAGGAACGCCAATCGCAAGCTTCTTCGCAACAAAAGATAACTCATCAGTAATCAAAGCAAGCAGCTCAGAAGGCGAATTGAAAAGCTTCCTAAATGCTGAAGCGGACAATGCAATCCAAAACTCATACAAAGTACTTCGTACGCGTATCGACAAATTCGGTGTTGCTTCTCCTAACATTCAAATTCAGCAAGGTACTAACCGTATCTTAATTGAACTTCCAGGTGTAAGCGATCAAGAACGCGTTCGCAAGCTATTACAAGGTTCTGCAAAATTAGAATTCTACGAAACTTACAATAATGTACAGATCTATCCTTTACTGGAGAACATCAATGGTACATTAGCGACTTCTTTAAAAGGCGAAAAACCAGCTGTTGCTGCCGATACTACGGTTAAAGCTGTTGCTGACACAACGGTTAAAGAAGAAAACTTATTAGCAAACTTAAATGCTAACAAAGCGGATTCAGCGAAGGATACAACCAATGCAGTTGCTAACGCAACAGCATTAGCGAACAACCCGTTATTCGCAATTTTATCTCCATCTTTCTACCAAGCACCTAACGGTCAAACGCAATTGATCCCAGGTTCTACTGTGGGGTATGCAAACTTGAAAGATACTGCGAAAGTAAACCAATACTTAGCTCGTCCGGAGATCAAATCGATCATTCCAGCAGATTTAAAATTATTATGGGCTGTTAAGCCAGAGACAAATACGCCGAACATCCTTGCATTACACGCGATCAAAACGACTGGTGCTGATCACAAAGCGGTAATGACGGGTGATGTAATTACAGATGCACGTCCGGGTTCTGATCCTCAAACGAACAAACCGATCGTATCAATGGATATGAATGCTGACGGTGCTCGTCAATGGAGACGTGTAACGGCACAGGCAGCACAAAACAAAGATGCGATTGCTATTGTATTGGACAATGTTGTTTATTCTGCACCAACAGTTAACGACGAGATTCCAGGCGGTAGCTCAACAATTTCAGGAAACTTTACTTTTGAAGATACAAAAGACTTATCTAACGTATTGAAAGCAGGTCGTCTACCGACTACAGCGAAGATCGTAGAAGAGGCTGTTGTAGGTCCTTCATTAGGTCAAGTTGCTATCGATTCAGGTGTTAACTCATCAGTTATCGGTATCATCGTGGTAATGATCTTTATGATCGCATACTACAACCGTGCTGGTATCGCTGCGAACATCGCGGTATTGTTCAACGTATTTTTCTTAATGGGTGTATTAGCATCTTTAAATGCGGTATTGACTTTACCGGGTATTGCGGGTATCGTATTGACGATGGGTACAGCGGTGGATGCCAACGTACTGATCTACGAACGTATGCGTGAGGAATTAAGCTTGGGCAAATCAATGCGCCAAGTGGTATCCGATGGTTACAAACATGCTTTACCTTCTATCTTAGACTCGCAGATTACGACGTTCTTAGTGGGTGTGATCTTATTCTTTACAGGATCAGGACCAATCCAAGGTTTCGCAACGACGTTGATGATCGGTATTATCACTTCCTTGTTCACTGCAATCTTCATCACTCGTTTGATTTTCGAATACATGTTGAGCAAAGAAATGAAGATTACAGTTTCATTCCCATGGTCTAACCATACGATGAAGAATGCAAACTACAAGTTCATCGAGAAAAGAAAATTATTCTATGCGATCTCTTTAATCGCTGTGGTAATAAGTTTTGCAGCTATCTTAACCAAAGGATTCTCTTACGGAGTTGACTTCCAAGGTGGCCGTACTTATACCGTTAAATTTGACCAACCGGTCGCAGCAGAGCATGTTCGTGAGAACTTAGATAACGTATTTGGTACAACGACAGAGGTGAAGACTTTTGGTAGTGAGAACCAATTACGTGTGACTACTTCTTACCATATTCAAGAAACTAGCGACGAGGCTGATCAAGAGGTATTAGGAAAACTAAACGAAGGATTAAGCAAAGTTCAAGGAAAATATGAGATTCTTTCTCAACAAAAAGTAGGTCCTACAATCGCTTCTGATATCCGCGATCGTGCAATCTATGCAGCGGTATTATCAATCATCGTGATTGCAGCTTATATCTTAATCCGTTTCCGTAAATGGCAATATTCTGCTGGTGCAGCGATTGCAACGGTACACGATGCGATCATCTTGTTAGGTTTATTCTCTATCCTGGATGGTCTAGTGCCTTTCTCATTGGATATCGACCAGCACTTCGTAGCTGCGATTCTAACGGTATTGGGTTACTCGGTGAACGATACGGTGGTTGTATTCGACCGTCTACGTGAGTACTTAGGCAAACCAAATGCTCACCATGAGAAAATGGATACAACAATCAATAAAGCTATCAACTCTACATTAAGCCGTACAGTGATTACCTCTTTAACAGTAATCTTCGTATTAGCAGTATTGTTCGTATTCGGTGGTGAAGTTATCCGTGGTTTCTCATTCGCTATCTTAATTGGTATCGTTGTAGCAACCTACTCTTCAATCTTCTTAGCAGCTCCTGCGATCTACGACTTGAGCGCTGGAAAACACCTTGCTGATTCAGCAAAACCAGAAGAAAAGAAACAAGCAAAGGTTATTGCATAA
- a CDS encoding UxaA family hydrolase, whose amino-acid sequence MEKKKLAYLQIHPKDNVLVALRDLPAGYAVDFEGRQFSLIEAVAAKHKFTISEMHKDDEVYMYGVLVGKVNYDLATGALINVDNLRHASDDFRMGKRNLSWSKPDVSMYKDKTFLGFHRSNGKVGTANHWLVIPLVFCESRNVMTLKNALEEKLGYQVESKDYADEVDVMIAKLQAGASVDELLDVDLSAAKANKSKGRLFENVDGIKFLNHEMGCGGTRLDSDALCGLLAGYITHPNVAGATVLSLGCQHAQASILKDEIQKRDPQFDKPLYIFEQQFEGTEQELMQKAIKATFAGLSIANTHRRQPAGLEKLCIGLECGGSDGFSGISANPALGYVSDMLVSLGGSVILSEFPELCGVEQELSDRCVDEETASRFMSLMKTYNAKAEFDGSGFYMNPSPGNIRDGLITDAIKSAGAAKKGGTSPVVAVRDYPELASEPGLNLLCTPGNDVESTTAEVGSGANVVLFTTGLGTPTGNPIAPVIKVSSNTKIYEKMNDIIDINCGTIIDGEETIQEAAHRILDYVIEVASGEKMAKAVVLGQDDFIPWRRGVSL is encoded by the coding sequence ATGGAAAAGAAGAAATTGGCGTATTTGCAGATTCATCCAAAAGATAATGTTTTGGTGGCATTGCGCGACTTGCCGGCGGGCTATGCGGTTGATTTTGAAGGGAGGCAGTTCTCGTTGATCGAGGCAGTGGCGGCGAAGCATAAATTTACCATTTCTGAGATGCACAAGGATGACGAGGTATATATGTATGGCGTCTTGGTAGGCAAGGTGAACTATGATTTAGCGACAGGAGCGCTAATCAATGTTGACAATCTGCGCCATGCATCGGATGATTTTAGGATGGGCAAGCGTAATCTAAGCTGGTCTAAACCTGATGTGTCTATGTATAAGGATAAGACCTTTCTAGGTTTTCATCGTAGCAATGGAAAAGTGGGCACAGCCAACCATTGGCTGGTCATTCCATTGGTGTTTTGTGAAAGCCGCAACGTGATGACCCTCAAGAATGCCTTGGAAGAGAAGTTAGGCTATCAAGTGGAGTCAAAAGACTATGCGGATGAGGTGGATGTGATGATTGCAAAGTTGCAAGCGGGAGCTTCGGTTGATGAATTGCTGGACGTTGATTTAAGTGCAGCGAAAGCGAATAAATCGAAAGGTCGTTTGTTTGAGAATGTAGATGGAATTAAGTTTCTAAACCACGAGATGGGCTGCGGTGGGACGAGGTTAGATTCGGATGCTCTTTGCGGTTTGTTAGCCGGCTATATTACGCATCCTAACGTTGCAGGGGCGACCGTTTTAAGCTTGGGTTGCCAACATGCGCAAGCTTCCATTTTAAAAGACGAGATACAGAAACGCGACCCACAGTTTGATAAGCCGCTTTATATTTTTGAGCAGCAGTTTGAAGGAACGGAGCAGGAGTTGATGCAGAAGGCGATCAAGGCGACCTTTGCGGGTCTGAGTATAGCGAATACGCATCGCCGTCAACCGGCGGGATTAGAAAAATTATGCATCGGTTTAGAATGTGGTGGGTCGGATGGTTTTTCGGGAATTTCGGCGAATCCAGCATTAGGCTACGTTTCGGATATGTTGGTCAGCTTAGGCGGATCGGTTATCTTATCCGAGTTTCCGGAATTGTGCGGAGTGGAGCAGGAGCTTAGTGACCGTTGTGTTGATGAGGAGACAGCAAGTCGTTTTATGAGTTTGATGAAAACATATAATGCGAAAGCCGAATTTGATGGCTCTGGGTTCTATATGAATCCCTCACCGGGAAATATTCGTGATGGATTGATTACGGATGCAATTAAATCAGCAGGAGCGGCAAAAAAAGGAGGGACTTCACCCGTTGTTGCGGTACGGGATTATCCTGAACTTGCTTCGGAGCCGGGGTTGAATCTGCTTTGCACGCCGGGAAATGATGTGGAGAGTACCACTGCTGAAGTGGGCTCGGGTGCTAATGTGGTGTTGTTTACAACGGGCTTAGGAACGCCTACAGGTAATCCAATTGCTCCGGTCATTAAAGTTTCTTCCAACACGAAGATCTATGAGAAAATGAATGATATCATTGATATCAATTGCGGAACAATCATAGACGGAGAAGAAACCATTCAAGAAGCTGCGCATCGCATTTTGGATTATGTGATCGAGGTGGCGAGCGGCGAGAAAATGGCGAAGGCTGTTGTCCTGGGGCAGGATGATTTTATTCCATGGCGTCGCGGAGTTTCACTGTAG
- a CDS encoding GNAT family N-acetyltransferase, translated as MIRFISLQDTLALRSLVLRNGLPEQECINPQDLLPETFHLGYFNEDNELVCVLTCQKENHPKLPHEAYRLRGMATHPDARRKGYAKELMLAAIDHLKEQLHIPYFWFNARKVAYPFYESLGFEYMSDEFDIPGIGPHKEMFKLL; from the coding sequence ATGATTCGATTCATCTCCCTACAAGATACACTAGCTTTGCGCAGTCTCGTACTGCGCAACGGCTTGCCTGAGCAAGAATGCATTAATCCGCAGGATCTTCTTCCAGAAACGTTCCATTTGGGTTATTTCAATGAGGATAATGAATTAGTTTGTGTATTAACCTGTCAGAAAGAAAACCATCCTAAGCTTCCTCATGAAGCTTATCGATTACGTGGGATGGCAACACATCCGGATGCACGTCGCAAAGGCTATGCAAAAGAACTGATGCTTGCAGCAATCGATCATCTAAAAGAACAATTGCATATCCCCTACTTTTGGTTCAACGCTCGTAAAGTTGCATACCCTTTCTATGAAAGTCTAGGATTCGAATATATGTCTGATGAGTTCGATATACCGGGCATTGGCCCACACAAGGAGATGTTTAAGCTTCTCTAA
- the fucP gene encoding L-fucose:H+ symporter permease: MSKTNNTVAIILITSLFFFWGFIHNLDPILIAHLRSAFSLSHLQASLVDSAVFIAYLVMGIPAGIIMKKYGYKVGILIGLLLFAVGCFLFVPAANTMSYIFFLSALFIVACGITILETAANPYMTVLGDPNTATQRLNFAQSFNGLAAFVAPIVGGQFILAEDPLNADQVAALSDAERLSYIQAETAVVKGPYVILGCIILAAAIIFMLIKLPEAKEADEEKSSFVKAFRHKNVSWAVLAQFFYVGAQVCVLSFLIVFAVEVSGISAQDAKYYAGIAGLVFMLGRFIGTFLMRSIAPSRLLFIYAIIATLLTCVAIFASGALTLYAMIAIAFFMSIMFPTIFAIGVTGIGSDTKSASSLIIMSIVGGALLPPLLGYVSDATGNMQYGYFVVVICFLVVALFAYKNKTAAVSTAAAH; encoded by the coding sequence ATGAGTAAGACAAATAATACCGTTGCGATCATCCTAATCACCTCTTTATTTTTCTTTTGGGGGTTCATTCATAATCTAGATCCTATTTTGATCGCCCATTTAAGGAGCGCTTTTAGTCTTAGTCATTTGCAGGCTTCCTTAGTAGATTCGGCGGTTTTTATCGCCTATTTGGTTATGGGTATTCCTGCGGGTATCATCATGAAAAAATATGGATATAAGGTGGGGATTTTAATCGGACTATTATTGTTTGCAGTCGGCTGTTTCCTCTTTGTTCCTGCCGCAAATACGATGAGCTATATATTCTTCCTGTCGGCATTATTTATTGTCGCCTGTGGAATTACCATATTGGAAACGGCGGCAAATCCCTATATGACGGTTTTGGGCGACCCGAACACGGCTACCCAACGACTTAATTTTGCGCAGTCATTCAATGGTCTTGCTGCTTTTGTGGCCCCTATTGTTGGCGGACAGTTTATCCTTGCTGAGGATCCCTTGAATGCAGATCAGGTAGCGGCATTGAGCGATGCGGAACGTCTGAGCTATATTCAGGCAGAGACGGCAGTCGTGAAAGGACCTTATGTTATTCTAGGCTGTATTATCTTGGCTGCAGCGATTATATTTATGTTGATCAAGCTTCCGGAAGCGAAAGAAGCAGACGAGGAAAAGTCGAGCTTTGTAAAAGCTTTTCGCCATAAGAATGTATCCTGGGCGGTTTTAGCACAGTTTTTCTATGTGGGGGCTCAAGTTTGCGTTTTAAGTTTTTTGATCGTATTTGCGGTCGAAGTGTCGGGCATCTCCGCGCAGGATGCGAAGTATTATGCTGGCATCGCAGGTTTGGTTTTTATGTTGGGGCGATTTATAGGTACATTCCTGATGCGCAGCATCGCACCTTCTAGGCTATTGTTTATCTATGCGATCATTGCGACCTTGCTCACCTGTGTAGCGATTTTTGCTTCCGGAGCATTGACTTTGTATGCTATGATTGCAATCGCTTTCTTTATGTCTATAATGTTCCCTACGATATTTGCTATCGGTGTAACGGGTATAGGGTCGGATACTAAATCGGCTTCCAGTTTAATTATTATGTCTATCGTTGGAGGGGCTTTGTTGCCACCACTGCTAGGTTATGTTTCGGATGCAACAGGAAATATGCAATATGGCTACTTCGTAGTCGTTATCTGTTTTTTAGTGGTTGCATTATTTGCCTATAAAAATAAAACAGCGGCGGTTAGTACTGCTGCTGCACATTAA
- a CDS encoding L-rhamnose mutarotase: MFKRYALALDLVDDPKMIAEYEQHHKTVSAEIKKSITDAGITVMDIYRFGNRLFMIMEVDETFDFARKDAMDAANPAVQLWEGLMWKYQQAIPGAKPGEKWVIMDQIFEL; the protein is encoded by the coding sequence ATGTTTAAACGATATGCGCTTGCATTGGATCTCGTGGATGATCCGAAGATGATTGCTGAATATGAACAGCATCATAAAACAGTGTCTGCTGAGATTAAGAAGTCGATCACTGATGCAGGAATTACGGTGATGGATATCTATCGCTTTGGGAACCGCTTGTTTATGATTATGGAGGTTGATGAGACCTTCGATTTTGCGCGTAAGGACGCTATGGATGCGGCGAATCCTGCGGTTCAACTGTGGGAAGGGTTGATGTGGAAATATCAACAAGCCATTCCGGGCGCTAAACCAGGCGAGAAATGGGTTATTATGGATCAAATATTTGAATTATAA
- a CDS encoding AraC family transcriptional regulator, with translation MIIKHFALPKEPNQSFQIRRDYTPKHQLIWHYHEELELIHVIKGVGTLFIGDCIKSFQAGDTVLIGSQIPHYWMFENSACETDQAATIDCIVLHFNKDIGIPNLLHAPELGGIKQLINRSNRGLYVSNKNPNRIPFLIEKTLNSSGLSKLTSMLELLDHFAQQNAENLTSENYSILNISDDQGRMNSLMEHIRDNYKQRIKLEELASIAGLTENSFCRYFKQKTGKTPVQFITELRISHACTQLRNSNLSLKEICYDSGFNNFVSFHKNFKTITKVTPTQYRVSS, from the coding sequence ATGATTATCAAACATTTTGCTCTACCAAAAGAACCTAATCAGAGCTTTCAAATTCGACGCGATTATACACCTAAGCATCAACTGATTTGGCATTATCATGAAGAATTAGAGTTAATCCATGTTATTAAAGGCGTGGGGACTTTATTTATAGGCGACTGTATAAAATCTTTTCAGGCAGGAGATACCGTGCTGATCGGTTCACAGATTCCACATTATTGGATGTTCGAGAATAGTGCTTGCGAAACCGATCAGGCAGCTACGATTGACTGCATCGTGCTTCATTTCAACAAAGATATTGGAATCCCCAATCTACTCCATGCTCCTGAACTAGGCGGCATAAAGCAATTAATCAACCGGAGCAACCGCGGTCTCTATGTTTCCAATAAAAACCCCAACCGCATACCTTTCCTCATCGAAAAAACATTAAACAGCTCAGGGCTCAGTAAACTGACCTCCATGCTAGAACTATTAGATCATTTCGCTCAGCAAAATGCCGAAAACTTAACCAGCGAAAACTACTCCATCCTCAATATATCCGATGATCAAGGAAGGATGAATAGCCTCATGGAGCATATCCGCGATAATTATAAACAACGCATCAAACTCGAAGAGCTCGCCTCCATCGCAGGCTTAACCGAAAATTCCTTTTGTCGATACTTCAAACAAAAGACCGGAAAAACGCCCGTGCAATTCATAACCGAGCTCCGTATCAGTCATGCCTGCACACAGCTCAGAAATTCCAACCTCAGCCTCAAAGAAATCTGCTACGATAGCGGCTTCAATAACTTCGTCAGCTTCCACAAGAATTTCAAAACCATCACGAAGGTGACACCGACGCAGTATCGGGTTAGTAGTTAG
- the gap gene encoding type I glyceraldehyde-3-phosphate dehydrogenase: MKIAINGFGRIGRHTLRNLLNRNLSDIEVVAINDLADTKTLAHLFKYDSVHGPLHREVKHDDQHLYVDGKIIQVYNAKSPKDLPWAELGIDLVVESTGHFVKKELAEQHIHAGAKQVIISAPSPDKEVPTVVLGINDEDFDWSTPVFSNASCTTNNVAPLIKILDDNWQIQDGYITTVHSMTGDQNLHDAPHRDLRRSRAASASIIPTTTGAAKAITNVFKHLEGKLGGAGIRVPVLNGSLTDFTCTLAKQTTVEEINQKFKEAADNGLKNVLYYTEDPIVSVDIINNPYSCVFDSQLTSIVGGLVKVVGWYDNEFGYSNRLVDLLEIVAKK; encoded by the coding sequence ATGAAAATTGCCATTAATGGATTTGGCCGCATTGGCCGCCATACCTTACGGAATTTATTGAACCGTAATCTTTCCGATATCGAAGTCGTTGCGATCAATGACTTAGCAGATACAAAGACATTGGCGCATCTGTTTAAATACGATTCTGTTCATGGTCCTTTGCACCGCGAAGTGAAACACGATGACCAGCATCTGTATGTTGATGGAAAGATTATACAGGTTTATAATGCGAAATCTCCAAAAGACCTTCCGTGGGCAGAATTAGGAATAGACCTCGTTGTAGAATCTACCGGTCATTTCGTAAAAAAAGAATTAGCTGAGCAGCATATCCACGCTGGAGCAAAACAGGTTATCATCTCTGCACCTTCACCCGATAAAGAAGTGCCGACGGTGGTATTGGGAATCAATGATGAAGATTTCGATTGGTCGACTCCGGTATTCTCAAATGCTTCATGTACGACCAACAACGTGGCACCACTGATTAAGATTCTTGATGATAACTGGCAGATTCAGGATGGATACATCACCACGGTACACTCTATGACCGGCGATCAAAACCTCCACGATGCTCCGCATCGTGACCTTCGTCGCTCGAGAGCTGCTTCGGCATCCATTATCCCAACGACTACCGGAGCCGCAAAGGCAATCACCAATGTCTTTAAACATTTGGAAGGTAAGTTGGGAGGCGCAGGTATTCGTGTACCGGTATTAAACGGTTCACTTACGGACTTTACCTGTACCTTAGCCAAACAAACAACAGTTGAAGAGATCAATCAGAAGTTTAAAGAAGCAGCGGATAATGGTCTCAAGAATGTATTGTATTACACGGAAGATCCTATCGTTTCGGTAGATATCATAAACAATCCATACTCCTGTGTCTTCGACTCTCAATTAACGAGTATCGTAGGCGGATTGGTCAAGGTTGTGGGCTGGTATGACAACGAGTTCGGATACTCCAACAGACTGGTTGATTTATTAGAAATAGTCGCTAAGAAATGA
- the guaB gene encoding IMP dehydrogenase, giving the protein MQLDPQKFVSEGLTYDDVLLIPAYSEILPRDVDTSTFLTKKIKLNIPLVSAAMDTVTGADLAIAIAQAGGIGMLHKNMSIAEQAAEVRKVKRSESGMIQDPVTLLENATVGDAFQIMSEHKIGGIPVINQENRLVGIVTNRDLRFQKDMARPISELMTKTNLVIAPEGTDLIKAEEILQNHKIEKLPVVDSNGVLKGLITFKDIQKYKHYPNAAKDEHGRLLVGAAVGVTHDTVERVDALVKAGVDVITIDTAHGHSLGVINKLKEVKAKYPELQVIVGNIATGDAAKMLADAGADAVKVGIGPGSICTTRIIAGVGVPQLYAVYEVAKALKGTGVPLIADGGIKQTGDIAKAIAAGADTIMAGSLFAGVEEAPGETILLEGRKFKSYRGMGSIEAMEKGSKDRYFQDVEDDIKKLVPEGIVGRVPYKGTLAEVVYQYIGGLRASMGYCGAATIEQLQGARFVRITGAGLRESHPHNIQITKEAPNYNSRG; this is encoded by the coding sequence ATGCAATTAGATCCACAAAAATTCGTATCCGAAGGCCTTACTTACGACGACGTGTTATTGATCCCTGCTTATTCAGAGATTTTACCTCGTGACGTTGATACAAGTACCTTCCTGACTAAAAAAATAAAATTAAATATTCCTTTAGTGTCTGCTGCGATGGACACTGTAACCGGTGCCGACCTTGCTATTGCAATCGCGCAAGCGGGAGGAATAGGTATGTTACATAAAAACATGTCGATCGCAGAGCAAGCTGCTGAGGTTCGCAAAGTGAAGCGTTCGGAAAGCGGAATGATCCAAGATCCTGTTACCTTGTTAGAGAACGCAACGGTGGGTGATGCTTTCCAAATTATGAGCGAGCATAAAATTGGTGGTATCCCGGTAATCAATCAAGAGAATAGATTGGTTGGTATCGTAACGAACAGAGATCTTCGTTTCCAAAAAGATATGGCTAGACCGATTAGCGAATTAATGACTAAAACAAATTTAGTTATTGCGCCTGAAGGTACAGACCTGATTAAAGCAGAAGAGATTTTACAAAACCATAAAATCGAAAAGCTTCCTGTTGTTGATTCAAACGGAGTATTGAAAGGATTGATCACTTTCAAGGACATACAAAAATATAAGCATTACCCAAATGCGGCAAAAGATGAGCACGGTCGTTTATTGGTTGGTGCTGCCGTTGGTGTTACGCACGATACAGTTGAGCGCGTTGATGCTTTAGTAAAAGCGGGCGTTGATGTGATTACCATTGATACGGCGCACGGACATTCGTTAGGCGTTATCAACAAATTAAAAGAAGTAAAAGCGAAATACCCTGAATTGCAGGTTATCGTTGGTAATATTGCTACTGGCGATGCAGCGAAGATGTTAGCAGATGCGGGTGCAGATGCGGTGAAAGTAGGTATCGGTCCGGGTTCAATCTGTACGACTCGTATAATTGCGGGAGTGGGTGTTCCTCAATTATATGCTGTTTATGAAGTTGCTAAAGCATTAAAAGGTACTGGGGTTCCTTTAATTGCTGATGGAGGTATTAAGCAAACAGGAGATATAGCGAAAGCGATCGCTGCGGGGGCTGATACAATCATGGCGGGTTCATTATTTGCAGGGGTAGAGGAAGCACCAGGTGAGACAATCTTATTAGAAGGAAGAAAATTCAAATCTTACCGCGGAATGGGATCGATCGAAGCAATGGAAAAAGGATCGAAAGACCGTTACTTCCAAGATGTCGAAGACGATATCAAAAAATTAGTTCCAGAAGGAATCGTTGGTCGTGTACCATATAAAGGAACATTAGCTGAGGTAGTTTACCAGTACATCGGCGGATTGCGCGCATCAATGGGTTACTGCGGAGCAGCAACAATTGAGCAACTACAAGGTGCAAGATTCGTAAGAATCACCGGAGCAGGTCTTCGGGAATCGCATCCTCACAATATTCAGATTACTAAAGAAGCTCCTAATTATAATAGTAGAGGCTAG